The Chryseolinea soli nucleotide sequence TCGGACGAACGGCTGCTGGACAACCCGGCAAATCCCCTGTCATCTGATTACACCTTCAATCTGAATACCCTTGACCTGGACGATGGGCTCCGGCAGAGACTGGCGCAGCTCAAGCAATCCATCGCGCAAAACGCTCCGATGCTTTCGCTGCGGGAAGACCTTTTCTTCCTCTTCCACGCGTTGCGGGCAACCGAAGCGCGCGCATCATCGCATGCCCTGACGCTGCCGTTTGCCAAGACGAGCACCCAGCAGGAGATTGCCCGCCGGCTGTTGGTGGCCCGCGATTATCTGCATGCCTATAAATCTGAAGCCATCGGTCTGGAAGAATTGAGCGACGCTGCCATGCTTTCACCCAACCACCTGCTGCGCAACTTTTGTGTTTACTTTGGCTGCACGCCTTTTCAATACCTCACCCGCCTGCGCATGAAAACCGCCGAACAGCTCTTGCAATATTCAGCACTACCCATCACCGAGATCTGCCAGGTGGCCGGCTTTGAAAGCCTGAGCTCTTTCAGCTGGTCATTCAAAAAAATAACCGGCAGGTCGCCCCGCCGGTTTAGGATGGATCATCTGCAATAAATGTTCTTATTCTTCTTTCAGTACCACTGCCGGGTTAAGCGACGCCGCGCGCAAGGCCAGGTAGCCCACGCAAATCATCGCCAGGATAAGCTCCGCGCCTCCCGCCAGGATGAAGAGCCAGGGATTGATCGACACCCTGTACTGGAAAGTATCCAGCCACTGCTGCATCACCCACCACGACAGCGGTGTGGCGATGATCAAAGCGACCACCAGCAGTTTAACATACTGCGTATTCATCATCAGGTAGATGCTCGACAGCGAAGCACCAAAAACTTTGCGGACACCGATCTCCTTCTTGCGCTGCTCGGCCGAGTAGGCCACCAGCCCCACCAGCCCAATGATGGCAATGGTGATGGAAAGCACCGTGAAGACGGAGAACAGGGATCCAAGGCGTTGTTCTTCCTGGTAGCGCATCTTCAACTGTTCGTCCAGGAAAGAGTATTCAAAGGGAGTTGCATCCGCGATCTGGTTCCAGCGCTTCTCAATCCTCGCGATCAATGACGCTACGTCGGGCGTGTTGAACCGGATGGATACCGTGCGGAGGTCTCCAAATATCTTGGATTTTATGTTGAAGAACATGAACGGGTTGATGGTCTCGTACAGCGACCGGAAATGAAAATCCTTTACCACGCCAATGATCTCCTGCCGGCCTACATCGTCGCCAACGTAAATGATGTGTTGGCCAATGGCCTGCTCTGGTGTCCACCCGTATAATCTCACCGCGGTCTCGTTCAGGATCACAGCGTTTACGTCCGACGGTCGGTTGGGCTCGAAGCCCCGACCGGCAACCAGCTGGTGTTGTGCCGTTGCCAGGTAGTAGTCGTCTATTTTCATGTAGGTGATAGGCAGCTTCAGGTCGTTGCCTTCCCGCATGAAAATGTCTTCAAACGCTTTGCGAAAATCGGCGGAAGCCGATACTTCCTCTACACCGGGATAGGTGGCGATCTCATCGCGGAAGGATTGCAATTGGTTCCCGAGCTTTTCGCTATTGTTCACGATCAGCATGCTCTCCTGGTTGAAGCCCAGGCTTGCCGATTGGAAATACTTCAGTTGATCGAACACAACCATGGTGGCCACCATCAACGCAATGGAAATGGTGAACTGAAAAATCACCAGCACGTTCCGCAGATTCGACGTGCGCAGGCCCGAGATCATCTTGCCCTTGAGCACCTGTGCCGGACGGAACGAGGTGAGGTAGAAGGCGGGATAAAGCCCTGCCAGGAAACCGACCACCAACGGCAGCAGGATGATGATGGCAAAGAACAATTTATTATCCCACAGGGTAACCGGGATTTCCAGACCTGTGAGCGGCTGAATGAGCATGCGAAGCAGTTCCATTACCCCGAGCCCCAGCAACATGGCCACGAACGTGACCAGGATGTTCTCTACCTGGAACTGGGCGATGAGCGAAGCACGATGGAGGCCCAGGGTTTTCTTGACACCCACTTCTTTTGCCCGGCTGGCACCCCGTGCCGTGGAGAGATTGATAAAGTTCACCACTGCGATCAATAGGATAAACGCGGCCACGATGCTGAAGACATACACATACTTGATGTCGCCTACGGGGCCCAGGCGGTTGCCGGTGTCCGAAGAATATAGCCGCATCTCGCGCACCGGTTGGAGATACACTTCCCACGCACCCCTTTCCTTTATAAATTCGTTGAAGTCAATCCCAATCCGCTGAAAAGTCGCCGGTGCATAACGCATCGGCAGCGTCTTCAGCGTCTTGTTTAACGCAGTGACGTCGGTGCCGGGTTTGAGTTTTACATAGGTGACCACTTGCGTAAAGATCCAACTCCACTCCATCTGCTTTATGATCGGGACAGACGGCATCGACAGGAGATAGTCAAAATGAAAGTGCACGTTGGTGGGTTGTGTTTTTGTCACGCCCGTAATTTCCGCGGTCTCCCGCTGGTCGCCGATCTGGATGAGCTTGCCTAGGGCAGGTTCGTCGCCAAACAGGCGCTTGGCCGCCTCGTCTGAAATCACCACTTTATTTTTTCCTTCCAGGGCGGTGCGCGGATCGCCTTCTTTCAATTCGAAAGCAAAAAATGAAAAGAAGGTGGAGTCGGCGGCCAGCACGCGTTCTTCGTTGAAGGCCACCACGTCGCGGTTGGGTTTGGTGTAGCGCACGATCTGTCCGCCGGGTGTATTGATGCGCAGGACCGTCTCGATCGAGGGATATTCCGTGATCAACGCATTGGCTACCGCCGGTCCCGTAGACCCCCAATAGCCTCCCTTGGGATTCCAGATGTTGGTCATGTTGACGCGATACAGGCGATCCACGTCGGGATGCATGGAATCATACGACAATTGATGGGTCACATACAGGAACAACACCAGGCTGGTGCCCAGCCCCAGGGCCAATCCGGCGATCTTGATCAACGCATAGTAGCGTTCGCGAAAAATGCTGCGGATGGCGGTCTTAAAATAATTCTGGAACATATGATGAGAAGGTTAAGACGTTTAAAATATACGTGAAGATTTTATTCCGTGCGCAGGGTTTCGGCCGGGTTGGAAACAGCCGCCCGCAGTGAACGATAACTTACCGTGAGCAAGGCGATGGTCAACGTGGCTCCCACCGCAATGAGAAATGCCGGCCAGCGGATGTCGATGCGGTAGGCAAAGTTTTCCAGCCACCGGTGCATCGAATACCAGGCCAGCGGCGCCGCCATCACGAAGGCGATCACGATGAGCTTGATAAACTCTTTCGAGAACAGCATCATGATGCTGGTCACCGACGCGCCCATCACTTTGCGGATGCCGACCTCTTTCAGTTTTTGATTGGCCATGAACGAGATGAGTCCGTACAAGCCCAGGCAGCCGATGAAGATGGAGATGCCGGCAAAGATCTTGAAGAGGGTGAACGTTCTTTCGTCCTGACGGTAGAGGGCAGCCAGTTCCTGATCGAGGAATTCGTATTCGAAGAAGTAGTCCGGGAAAACTTCGTTCCAATTCTTTTCGATGAACTTGATGGTCTCCGAAAAATGTTCGGGCGCCACCTTCATACCGGCCGTGAAATAAAATTCGGGCATGCCCATGAGCAATACAGGTTTGATCTTGTCATGCAGCGACGTCACGTGAAAGTCTTCCACTACACCGATCACTTCGGCGTTCGTGCGCCGCACACCGGTGGTGATGAATTTTCCGATGATGTCTTTCGGATCGTGAAAACCCAATGTCCGTACGGCCGCTTCGTTGACGATGTATTTAAATTCCGCTTCGCCTTCCGGCAAACCAAAGTCCGCACGTTTCTCTTCGGCTTCCGTGAACCAGCGTCCCGCCACCAGTTTGAGGCCATACGTGTCGCGGTAGTGTATATCAACTGGTTTTAACCCTATGTCGTAACGTTCCCCAGTGCCCTTCTCTGTCAGGTAGAATCCTGTATTGAAATTATTATTGGAAGTCGGTGCGCCCAAGCAAAAGGATAGCTGTTGAATGTTGGGATTGGCTTCCAGGCGTGCCCGCAAGGCGAGCATGTTTTGCCGGTTGATATCCGGAATGGGAATGTTGATGATCGCATCCTTGTTGAATCCCAGCGGTTTGCTGTTAAAATATTCCATCTGGTCGGCCACGATGAGCGTGCCGATGATGAGCACCTGCGCGATCATGAACTGGAACACCACCAGCACCTTCCGCACCGTGGCGCCGGAACTGCCTTGGGCCGAGATCTTATTTTTCAGAACGGCCGCCGGATTGAACCCCGACAAGATCACCGCCGGATAAAATCCCGAAAAAAGTGTGGCCGCCACCATTAACCCCAGCAAGAACAACACCAGCATCGGGTTGGAAAGAATGTTCAGCCCCAGCGACTTGGTCAGAAACCGGTTGATCCACGGCAACAGCCACTCCGTTGCACAAAGGGAGATGAGCACGGCACACAGGGTGATCAGGAAAGTCTCGCCCAGAAAATACAGGGTGAGTTGGCCGCGCTTGGCGCCAAGCGTTTTCCGGATGCCGATCTCTTTCGATTTTTTTATCGCCAACGCCGTGGCCAGGTTGATGAAGTTGATGCAGGCAATGGCCAGGATGAACAATCCCAGGATGGCCAGCACCACCAGGTCCGAATATTCGGCATTGGAGAACGTTCCGGGATTTTTGGTATATTTTTTACTGAAGTGAATGTCTTGCAAGGCCTGGAGCGAATACGTCTGTTTGATCGATTGGTCCTCCCCCGCCATATATTTTTTCACAAATGCAGCGAAGCGCGGGGTCAGCGAAGCGGGGTCGATCGTTGAGGGCAGAACGATATAGGTAAAACCTGAAGCCGTCATTCCCCACTCATCCAGTGGCAGGCCGCCCAGAAAATCCTCCGTGAGGGAGGGCATGGAAACGACCATGGTAAATTGAATGTGCGACGTGGCGGGAGGATCGGCTACAATGCCGGCTACATCCAGTTGCACTTTGTTGCCGATCTTGATGGTGGTCACGCCTTCATGCTTCAACAGCTTCTTAGCCAGTGACTCGGTGAGAAACACTTTTCCGGGCTGACCTAATTCGGCTTTGGGATTTCCTGAGATCACCTTGAAACTAAACACCTCGAAAAACAACGAGTCGGCAAAAAGGATATTCTCCACTACCTGCTTGTCATCGCCCACCCGCACGAGGACCTCGTCCTGGTAATGCATTTGGGTGACCAGCGGAATCTCCGGAAAATCATTGCGGAAAGCTTGCGCCAGCGGGTAAGGCGTAGCGGCTTCCGACTGAACGCCTGAAGCGCTTTCTGAATCCTGGACAATCCGGTAAAGGCTGTTGTAGTGCGCATGAAATTTATCGAAACTCAGATCATAGGTGATCATCAAAAAGATCACGATGCAGGAGGTGAGCCCGATGCTCAACCCCAGCACGTTGATGAGGGTGTAGTTCTTGTTCCGGAGGAAATTTCGAAGGGCAATGATCAAATAGTTTTTTATCATAATGCATCATCCATTACTAAAGTTGTGCCATTGTTATAATGTATTAATAATCAACTATTTACATAATAACAATGTGATTTAAATCCGATAAGATGTATCAAAAACGATACAAAGAAACGTTTGAATATGATACAATTCCAGTAGCTTTATAAACCAAAAACAAAGGAATTTATGGCTTGGGCTGGCGTTTACGCGCAGGCCGGCCATCCCAAACCGACTCTAAGCTGATCTGATGAACGCTGCAAAGATATTGATCGTAGACGATGACCGCGACGTGCTGGAAACCGCCCGCATGTTTTTGAAACAGGAATTTTCGCTAGTGCAGATCGAAGAAGATCCCGCGAAAATTCCCACCCTCATGAAAAACCAGGACTTCGATGTGATCCTGCTTGACATGAATTTCAAAAAGGGTGTGAACGATGGCGAGGAAGGATTCCACTGGCTGGACCAGATCCTGAAAGCCGATCCCCAAGCCGTGGTCATTCTCATCACGGCCTATGGCGAAGTGGACCTGGCGGTGAAAGCCATGAAGAATGGCGCCGTAGACTTCGTGCTGAAACCGTGGAAGAATCAAAAACTCCTGGGCACGCTCCTCTCTGCCCTGCAGCTCCGGCAGTCGCGCAAGGAAGTGGAAAAGTTGAAAATGGCGCAGGAGAAATTGAGCGACGACATCGATCACGCCTACTCGGATTTTATCGGCGACTCACCTGCCATTGGGCGCGTCCGCGAAATGATCGACCGCGTCGCCGGCACCGACGCCGATGTGTTGATCCTCGGCGAAAACGGCACAGGCAAAGAGCTGGTGGCGCGCGCCATCCACCGGCGGTCGGCCCGCAGAGACCAGGTGTTCATCAGCGTGGACCTCGGCGCCATCACCGAGACGCTTTTCGAAAGTGAATTGTTCGGTTATGTAAAAGGTGCGTTCACCGACGCCAAACAAGACAAGCCCGGTCGTTTTGAGATCGCTTCCGGCGGCACCATTTTTTTGGACGAGATCGGCAACTTATCCCTGCCCCTGCAGGCCAAGCTGCTCACGGTTTTGCAACACCGCAAAGTGCAACGCGTGGGCTCGGGGAAAGAAACCCCGGTAGATTTCCGCCTGCTCTGCGCCACCAACATGCCGTTACACGAAATGGTGTACGAAAAGAAATTCCGCCAGGACCTCCTCTACCGCATCAACACGGTCGAGGTGCGCGTGCCCCCGCTGCGCGAGCGCGCTGAAGACGTCCCCGCCCTGCTGGATCACTTCCTGCAGCGGTACGGACAAAAGTATAAACGCCCTGACATCAAAGTGGACAAGTCCGTGCTGGCCAAGTTAAAGAAGTACCATTGGCCAGGCAACATCCGCGAGCTGCAACATGCCGTGGAGCGCGCCGTGATCCTGAGCGAAGAAAAAGTGATCCACTCGGCCGAGCTCCTCATTAACAACGCCGGCTATTCGCCCAAGAAAGATCACCTGCCCCTGACCCTCGATGAAATGGAAAAACAATTCATCCAGCAATCGCTGCAAGACCACGATGGGCATGTGAGCAACACGGCGAAGACGCTGGGCATGACGCGCACCGCTTTATACCGCAGGATGAAAAAACACGGCATTCAATGATCTACAAGCGCTTCACTTTCCTCATCGTCCTTCGCATCGCGTTCTTGCTGGGCAACGTGCTTTTATTGTCCTGGATCTTTGGCGATCCGCGGTTGTTCTTCAACCAGATCATCCTGTTCCTGCTGCTGGTGGCACAAGTGGTGGAGTTGATCCGCTACGTGAACCACACCAACCGCGAGCTGTCGCGTTTTTTCCTGGCCATCAAGCACGCCGATTTCTCGGTCACCTTCAAGCAGGGGCCGCTGGGGTCGTCGTTCCGGGAGCTGCAGCAGAGCATGGCGGAGATCGTCGATGCCTACAAACAAGTGAAGATCGAGAAGGAAGCACAGTATCACTTCCTGCAATTGCTGGTGGCCCAACTAAAAGTAGGCATCATCTCGCTGGAGCACGACGAAGTGACGCTCGTCAATCCCACGGCTGAGCGCCTGCTGGGGCTCACGGGACTCAAACACTGGAAGGCCATCTCCATGCTCCATCCTAAACTGACCAGCGACATCGAAGCCCTTGGCGATGCTGGGCGGAAACTGGTGGAGGTGCGCACGGCGGCAGAAAACAAATTGCTGGCCGTGGACGTGAGCACGCTGGTCATTCTCAATACGCCGTTGAAGCTCATCACCCTTCAAGACATCAATTCGGAGATTGAACAGAAGGAGATCGAGGCGTGGCACAAGCTGATCCGCATCCTCACCCACGAGATCATGAACTCCGTGACCCCCATCGCCTCGCTCACCGAAACCATGCAAAGCCTGCTGACCGATAAGAGCGGCCAGCCAAAATCGGTCGACCACATCACTCCGGAGACGCTGGGCGATATCCTGTTCTCGCTCGCCACCATTCACAAGCGCAGCGATGGGTTGCTCGAGTTTGTGGAGAACTACCGCCAGCTCACGCGGGTGCCCAAACCAGTGATGGCAACGGTGAACGTCGGGGAATTTCTTCAGACCATCGAAAAACTGATGAAGCCCAATCTCGTCCGCCAGGACATCGCGCTCAGCCTTGCCGTTGTGCCGGACACGTTGCAGGCTTCGTTCGACGCCACGCTGCTGGAGCAGGTGCTGATCAACCTGGTGACCAACAGCACGCATGCCCTGGAGGGCCGGGCGGCCAAACGCATCGACCTGCGTGCGTTCCGCATCGAAAGCTATTTGCGCCTGGAGGTGACCGACAACGGCAAGGGCATCCCCGAAAAGGAACTACAGGAGATCTTTGTACCCTTTTTCTCCACAAAAAAAGAGGGGAGCGGCATCGGTCTGAGCCTTTCCAAACAGATCGTGAGCCTGCACGGCGGCACCTTGAAAGTCGCCTCCACGCCGGGCGAGGGAACAACGTTCTATATCCAGCTTCCGGCGAAGCTTTGACAGCCGTTGCGACGCGTGCCTGACAAACGACAGGGCAAACGCATCACCCGTATTTTTCCCTTCAGTTCCACGGTTTTTCCCCATGGTATAAAATCTTCGTAGTCTTCTTGATAAACGTTTACCCAAGTGATAACTTGGTCATGTATTATCTCCGTCATGTCCGAAGAGAGCCCCTGAGTTCATGACTTACCGGAACATTTCTTCCCAACCCTCTTGCCTGCGTTGCCGCTAACGGGACCCTAAGCAAGTGAACCAAACCCAATAGGCCTATGGACCGGAGAACTTGCCTTCAACACCTTTCTGCTTTAGGTTTGCTGTCGCTATCGTCGGGATGGAAACTTATGGATGAAACGCTCTTAAAGCGCCCGATCCTCAGCGCTTCGGAATGGCTGCCGGCGGTGGGCCTGGGCACCTGGCAAACGTTTGACGTCGGCAGCAACGCTACAGAGCGCGACCCGCTAAAGGCGGTGTTAAAAACGCTGGTAGAGCGGGGCGGCAGCGTGGTGGATAGCTCACCGATGTATGGCCAGTCGGAGAAGGTCGTGGGCGACCTCTCTACCGAGATCAATGTCAACAACAAACTTTTCATCGCCACCAAAGTATGGACTACCGGCGAGCAGGAGGGCATTGCGCAAATGAACCAGTCGTTCAACCTGCTTCAGCGCAAAACCATCGACCTGATGCAGATCCACAACCTGGTGGACTGGCAAACGCATTTGAAGACCCT carries:
- a CDS encoding ABC transporter permease, giving the protein MIKNYLIIALRNFLRNKNYTLINVLGLSIGLTSCIVIFLMITYDLSFDKFHAHYNSLYRIVQDSESASGVQSEAATPYPLAQAFRNDFPEIPLVTQMHYQDEVLVRVGDDKQVVENILFADSLFFEVFSFKVISGNPKAELGQPGKVFLTESLAKKLLKHEGVTTIKIGNKVQLDVAGIVADPPATSHIQFTMVVSMPSLTEDFLGGLPLDEWGMTASGFTYIVLPSTIDPASLTPRFAAFVKKYMAGEDQSIKQTYSLQALQDIHFSKKYTKNPGTFSNAEYSDLVVLAILGLFILAIACINFINLATALAIKKSKEIGIRKTLGAKRGQLTLYFLGETFLITLCAVLISLCATEWLLPWINRFLTKSLGLNILSNPMLVLFLLGLMVAATLFSGFYPAVILSGFNPAAVLKNKISAQGSSGATVRKVLVVFQFMIAQVLIIGTLIVADQMEYFNSKPLGFNKDAIINIPIPDINRQNMLALRARLEANPNIQQLSFCLGAPTSNNNFNTGFYLTEKGTGERYDIGLKPVDIHYRDTYGLKLVAGRWFTEAEEKRADFGLPEGEAEFKYIVNEAAVRTLGFHDPKDIIGKFITTGVRRTNAEVIGVVEDFHVTSLHDKIKPVLLMGMPEFYFTAGMKVAPEHFSETIKFIEKNWNEVFPDYFFEYEFLDQELAALYRQDERTFTLFKIFAGISIFIGCLGLYGLISFMANQKLKEVGIRKVMGASVTSIMMLFSKEFIKLIVIAFVMAAPLAWYSMHRWLENFAYRIDIRWPAFLIAVGATLTIALLTVSYRSLRAAVSNPAETLRTE
- a CDS encoding sensor histidine kinase, translated to MIYKRFTFLIVLRIAFLLGNVLLLSWIFGDPRLFFNQIILFLLLVAQVVELIRYVNHTNRELSRFFLAIKHADFSVTFKQGPLGSSFRELQQSMAEIVDAYKQVKIEKEAQYHFLQLLVAQLKVGIISLEHDEVTLVNPTAERLLGLTGLKHWKAISMLHPKLTSDIEALGDAGRKLVEVRTAAENKLLAVDVSTLVILNTPLKLITLQDINSEIEQKEIEAWHKLIRILTHEIMNSVTPIASLTETMQSLLTDKSGQPKSVDHITPETLGDILFSLATIHKRSDGLLEFVENYRQLTRVPKPVMATVNVGEFLQTIEKLMKPNLVRQDIALSLAVVPDTLQASFDATLLEQVLINLVTNSTHALEGRAAKRIDLRAFRIESYLRLEVTDNGKGIPEKELQEIFVPFFSTKKEGSGIGLSLSKQIVSLHGGTLKVASTPGEGTTFYIQLPAKL
- a CDS encoding helix-turn-helix transcriptional regulator; translation: MLAFVHKDPQKKRAPEGSLFASTRESSIIMNSSARFHDWKGVGPLSLKVALKGEAMYEVEHRRLTVDEHRLLILNDAQEYRVLVNSPFKAETFIVFFDATLVADVLQHFQRSDERLLDNPANPLSSDYTFNLNTLDLDDGLRQRLAQLKQSIAQNAPMLSLREDLFFLFHALRATEARASSHALTLPFAKTSTQQEIARRLLVARDYLHAYKSEAIGLEELSDAAMLSPNHLLRNFCVYFGCTPFQYLTRLRMKTAEQLLQYSALPITEICQVAGFESLSSFSWSFKKITGRSPRRFRMDHLQ
- a CDS encoding sigma-54-dependent transcriptional regulator, with product MNAAKILIVDDDRDVLETARMFLKQEFSLVQIEEDPAKIPTLMKNQDFDVILLDMNFKKGVNDGEEGFHWLDQILKADPQAVVILITAYGEVDLAVKAMKNGAVDFVLKPWKNQKLLGTLLSALQLRQSRKEVEKLKMAQEKLSDDIDHAYSDFIGDSPAIGRVREMIDRVAGTDADVLILGENGTGKELVARAIHRRSARRDQVFISVDLGAITETLFESELFGYVKGAFTDAKQDKPGRFEIASGGTIFLDEIGNLSLPLQAKLLTVLQHRKVQRVGSGKETPVDFRLLCATNMPLHEMVYEKKFRQDLLYRINTVEVRVPPLRERAEDVPALLDHFLQRYGQKYKRPDIKVDKSVLAKLKKYHWPGNIRELQHAVERAVILSEEKVIHSAELLINNAGYSPKKDHLPLTLDEMEKQFIQQSLQDHDGHVSNTAKTLGMTRTALYRRMKKHGIQ
- a CDS encoding aldo/keto reductase; the encoded protein is MDRRTCLQHLSALGLLSLSSGWKLMDETLLKRPILSASEWLPAVGLGTWQTFDVGSNATERDPLKAVLKTLVERGGSVVDSSPMYGQSEKVVGDLSTEINVNNKLFIATKVWTTGEQEGIAQMNQSFNLLQRKTIDLMQIHNLVDWQTHLKTLRGWKEQGKVRYIGITHYTESAYNAMEQIMLREPLDFIQINYSLLSLKAQERLFPLAQEKKISVLVNQPFEEGALFHRVKGKVPPEWAEEFNCHSWGQFFLKFILSHPAVTCVIPGTSKPQHMLDNLSAGLGRLPSEKQREEMVKFINT
- a CDS encoding ABC transporter permease is translated as MFQNYFKTAIRSIFRERYYALIKIAGLALGLGTSLVLFLYVTHQLSYDSMHPDVDRLYRVNMTNIWNPKGGYWGSTGPAVANALITEYPSIETVLRINTPGGQIVRYTKPNRDVVAFNEERVLAADSTFFSFFAFELKEGDPRTALEGKNKVVISDEAAKRLFGDEPALGKLIQIGDQRETAEITGVTKTQPTNVHFHFDYLLSMPSVPIIKQMEWSWIFTQVVTYVKLKPGTDVTALNKTLKTLPMRYAPATFQRIGIDFNEFIKERGAWEVYLQPVREMRLYSSDTGNRLGPVGDIKYVYVFSIVAAFILLIAVVNFINLSTARGASRAKEVGVKKTLGLHRASLIAQFQVENILVTFVAMLLGLGVMELLRMLIQPLTGLEIPVTLWDNKLFFAIIILLPLVVGFLAGLYPAFYLTSFRPAQVLKGKMISGLRTSNLRNVLVIFQFTISIALMVATMVVFDQLKYFQSASLGFNQESMLIVNNSEKLGNQLQSFRDEIATYPGVEEVSASADFRKAFEDIFMREGNDLKLPITYMKIDDYYLATAQHQLVAGRGFEPNRPSDVNAVILNETAVRLYGWTPEQAIGQHIIYVGDDVGRQEIIGVVKDFHFRSLYETINPFMFFNIKSKIFGDLRTVSIRFNTPDVASLIARIEKRWNQIADATPFEYSFLDEQLKMRYQEEQRLGSLFSVFTVLSITIAIIGLVGLVAYSAEQRKKEIGVRKVFGASLSSIYLMMNTQYVKLLVVALIIATPLSWWVMQQWLDTFQYRVSINPWLFILAGGAELILAMICVGYLALRAASLNPAVVLKEE